The Rheinheimera mangrovi genome contains the following window.
CGCTGGAAAAAGAACAACAAATTGCCTCTTTGACCTACATGAGGGTCGACGCTCGTAGCAACATCTTTAAACAACTGGAAACGGCACAGCTGCGTGAACTGGTTGAAGAAATTGATGTTGATGATCTGATAGAGCTGCTGGATGAATTACCAGACGCCATTTATCAATACGCCTGCTCGCGAATGGATCAAAGCGAAAAACGCTGGCTGGATCAGGCTTTAACTTACGATGATGAACAATGTGGTCGTTATGCTGACCACGATGTACTGATCTTAAGCAAAAACGCCAAAGTGCGGGATGCAGTACGGTTATTTAAAAAACTCACCGAAGATGCTGAATACCAGGAAGCCTTGTTTGTCGTTGACCGCACCGGCCGCTATGTCGGTTTATTACAAGGCATCCGCTTATTAGGCCAGCCGAATCATATGCCTGTAGTGGAATTTATCGACGCAGAAGCCCCTGTTGTGCAAGGTGATATGGGGCTGGATGAAGGCTCAGATTTAGTAGCCCGCTCCGGCTACAGTGCTTTGGCAGTGGTCGATAGTGAAGGCAAGCTGTTAGGCCGTTTATCTATAGGTGAAGCGCTGGAAAACGTGCGGCGCAGCCTTGAAGGCCAGTTTATGCATACGGCAGGTCTGGATGAAGAGGAAGACTTATTTGCTCCTATCATCAACAGCGCCAAACGTCGTGCTTTGTGGCTGGGTATTAACTTACTGACCGCATTTTTAGCAGCATGGACCATAGGTTTATTTGAAGCGACATTGCAGCAAGTGGTGGCTTTGGCTGTATTAATGCCTATTGTTGCGTCCATGGGCGGCATAGCCGGCAGCCAAACCTTAACTTTGATTATCAGAGGTTTGGCTTTGGGGCAAATTACGCCGCAAACCTACTGGACTTTAATGCGTAAAGAGCTGGGGGTAGGTGCTATTAACGGTGTGCTCTGGGCTTTGGTGATTGCCGGTATCACTTACTTGTGGTTTGGCGACTGGATTATCGCCAGCGTCATTAGCTTTGCCATAGTAATCAACATTTGTGTTGCCGCCTTCAGTGGCGTGGTGATCCCTGTCTGGCTGGAAAAAATGAAAATAGACCCTGCCCTGTCAGGTTCGGTTATTTTAACCACAGTGACAGACGTGATAGGTTTTTTTGCCTTCCTTGGTTTAGGTTCGCTATTTTTACTTTAATCTGATTTTTTACAGATACTTGCTGTAGAAACCGCACTAGAATACAGCTATCAAAGAAATTGAAGGTGTGGTTATGAAAATTGCGGTTTTATCGCGCAATAGTGAGTTGTATTCTACCCGTCGACTGGTCGAAGCGGCCGAAGAGCGGGGTCACCAAATCGAGGTGATAGACCCGCTAATGTGTTACATGAACATCAATAAAACGAAGTCCGGCATTCACTACAAAGGTGAAGTGCTGGAGCAGTTTGATGCTGTGATCCCTCGTGTTGGCGCTTCTATTACCTTTTACGGTACTGCAGTACTGCGTCAGTTTGAAATGATGGGGGTGTATGCCCTGAATGAATCCAGTGCCATCAGCCGCGCCCGCGATAAACTTTGCTCTTTGCAATTATTGGCCCGCGAAGGCATTGGCCTGCCTATTACCGGCTTTGCCGATAAACCTGGTGATATCCCTGATTTAATCGATATGGTCGGTGGTGCACCGCTGGTGATCAAACTGCTCGAAGGTACTCAGGGCATTGGTGTGGTATTGGCTGAAACCCGCACCGCAGCCGAAAGCGTGATTGAAGCTTTTATGGGCCTGAACGCCAATATTCTGGTGCAGGAATACATCAAAGAAGCCAATGGTGCAGATATCCGCTGTTTTATCATCGGCACTAAAATTGTCGCTGCGATGAAACGTCAGGCTAAAGCCGGTGAGTTCCGTTCTAACTTACACCGTGGTGGTACAGCTTCTCTTGTGAAACTAAGCCCTGAAGAAAAACGCACAGCCCTTGCAGCTGCTAAAACCATGGGCTTGCATGTGGCTGGCGTGGATATTTTGCGATCCAACCATGGACCAGTGGTGATGGAAGTAAACAGTTCACCGGGCCTGGAAGGCATTGAAGGAGCGACCGATATAGATGTAGCAGGCCGGATGATTGAATATCTGGAGAAAAACGTGCCTTTGCATCAGGCTCGCATGCAACAAAAAGCACAGCAAAAAAAGCTGGCATCGAAATAACAAATATCGATAACAGAAGGCAAACCCATGCTAACGGAAAAACAACAGGCTTTTACTTTAGGTGGAGCTGTGATCCAACCCGGCCAGCGTGCTGTGGTCGATATTCCATTTGGCAAACTTTACACCCACACCGAGCTGAATATCGGCGCTCATGTGGTACATGGCAAAAGGCCCGGGCCTGTGCTTTTAATCACATCAGCTTTGCATGGCGACGAAATTAATGGCGTGGAAATTTGCCGCCGCCTGCTGAAAATGCCCAAATTAAGCCAGTTGAGAGGCACTTTAGTGGTGGTGCCTATAGTCAATACCTATGGTTTTGTGCAGCAATCTCGTTATTTACCCGACAGACGGGATTTAAACCGCAGCTTTCCAGGCAGCGAAAAAGGCTCATTGGGCAGCCGTATGGCTTATCAGTTTACTGAACGCATTTTAAAGCAATGCACTCATGTTATTGATTTACATACGGGTGCTATTCATCGCAGCAACTTGCCTCAGGTGCGGGCCAGTGCCAAGGACAAAGTCGCCTTGCAAATGGCAGAAGTATTTAACGCCCCTATTATTATCAAAGCAGCCAGCCGCGAAGGCACTATGCGCGGCACTGCCAACGCTTTGGGTATTCCTATTATTTTGTACGAAGCGGGCGAAGCGCTGCGTTTTGATGAACAGTCCATCAAAATTGGGGTGCATGGCATTTTGAATGTGATGCAAGACCTTCGCATGTTCAGTCCAAGCAAAAAAGCCGTCAAAACCGGCTCGTTATTCAGTAAAAAAAGTAGCTGGATCAGAGCAGAACACGACGGTATAGCGCGTTATTACGTAGGTTTAGGCCAGACAGTGCAACAAGGTGATGTGCTGGCGCACATCTACAGCCCCTACTCCGATTTCGAAGTGGCGGTGGAAGCCAGCTTTAATGGCATAGTGATTGGCCGTAATAACTTACCACTGGTAAACGAAGGCGAAGCGTTATTCCATATTGCCGAAGTCAGCTCATTGGATGAAGCCGAGAAGACACTGGATGCCATCACAGACGAAGTCGACGCCGCTATGCCGTCGATGTTAGGTGTGGTTTAACCTAGCCTCAGAGCAGACTTGTCTGCTCTGAGGTGACAGTTTTTAACTGCTGACTGCTGTAGGTACTATGCCGACAGTAGCAATACGTTGTCCTACCATGTCCCGCACATAAAGTGTCACTGCACCAAAGGTTTTGCTGGCATCAAGCCTGGGTTCTGTCGCTAAAGCCTGACGTAAAACTTCATCCAGGGACAAGGCTCCATCCGCGAAAAGCTCGATGCCATAAGAGTGCTGCACGTCTTCCACTTTGGTATAGCCTTTTAACCTGAGCTCACCCGCAGGCAATTCATGATGACTGGCTTCTGCCACACCGGAGCAGACCAAATCGACAAACTCCCGCACATCAGGTTTCATCACAATAAATAAATGATCGCCGGCATGCAGGAAGGTTGAACCTCGCGGTGGGATCACCTCGTTGCCGCGCGTGATCATGGCCACCACAGTGCCATCAGGTAAGGCCATTTGCGATAAACGCCGACCTGAAGCCCTTGAACTGTCGCCCAGTTGATATTCAACAATATCGGCATCCACATCACCCAAAGCGGTAATTTCCAGTGTAGCTGCAGGTGTGGCCGGCGGGGGTTCAGTCAAGCCTAAAGTACGGGCCACCCAGGGTAAGGTAGAGCCTTGTACCGTGGCTGAAATTAACACCACGAAAAACACCACACTGAAAATCAGGCTGGCACCGGGCAAACCATAAATCAGTGGGTAAATCGCCAGAATAATAGGCACAGAACCTCGTAAACCAACCCAGGACACCAAGCCTATTTCTCTCATGTTAAAACCAAAAAGTTTCAGTACAGGCACCACAGACAAAGGACGAGCCACGAGGATCAGAACCACAGCAATCAGTAGACCTTCCAGCCAGACATCAAGTAACGAGGATGGGTTAATCAGCAAGCCCAAGAACACGAACATTATAATTTGACCCAACCAGGCCAGACCGTCATGAAACAAAAAGGTACTGCGCTGAAATACAAAACGGCTATTGCCTATCACCACACCAGCAATAAATATGGCGAGGAAACCACTGCCGCCCAGATTGGCTGCTACACCAAAAGCCAGTAAACCCAGTGCAGCCACCATCACAGGGTATAAACCTGACGTAGTTAAATGAATGCGGTTAATAAGACGCACCGACAACCAGCCGCCCGCTAAACCCACAGCAGAACCTATGCCCATTTGCTGCACAAACAGCATCAATAAACCTGTGCCTGGTTCCAGTCCTTTGACCATCACTTCTAATAAACCCACGGTCAGAAAGATGGCCATAGGGTCGTTGGTCGCACTTTCAATTTCCAGCGTTGATTTCAGGCGCGGATTGATATGAATACCGGCATTACGCAGCAGAGAAAATACAGCAGCTGCGTCAGTCGAGCCGACAATAGCGCCAATTAATAAACCGTAAAACAACGACACATCCAGAATATAAGCGGCCGCCACACCAGTCACTGCTGACGTCACCAGCACACCTAAAGTCGCCAATACAGAGGCTGGTTTCCAGACCTGTTTTATCGAGGCCATAGGCGTTTGCAAACCGCCGTCAAACAAAATAATGGCTAAAGCTAAAGAGCCCAGCGCATGAGCGATTTGTGCATTATCAAACACAATACCGCCTGGGCCATCTTCCCCAGCCAGCATGCCAACCATTAAAAACAGCACCAGCACAGGCAAACCTAAGCGGGCCGACAACTTGCTGGATAAAATGCCGAAAATAATCAAAATCGCGGCTAATAAAATAATTTGATCGATGACAAACATGAACAGATTCCTCGCCTTGAGGCTACAGGCCAAACCTACAGCATAACTTCATTTTGCAGCCCCATACTTTTGTTCTTAAAAGCTGAAAACTGCAGGGCAAAATACAATGAATTAAATCAGAGCTAAAGGCGGGCCACGCGCTAAAAACGGCAATGGGGACAGCAGATAAAATGCGGTCTCTACATAGCTATAACTCTGACTTAAAGCTGGCACAGCTGTATGGAAATGCAGTTGCACCAGGCTGTGGTCGTCATCATCCGATAACACCAGATGTTTCACAGGCGATGCTGAAGAGGTCAGTTGTGCGAGACTATGAGTGGGAGAATTTAGGGGTGATGCCAGCCATTGATCGGCAGCAGAAAACTGCGCTGAAGGAAGCAGCGAACTAAGATAGAAAAATAATGCAATAAAACTTAAGAGTTTCATCTTCAACCACCTGAAAGCATAAGAGAAGCGACCCCCTTGATTTACAATTTTTGTTAATTACAACTTCGATAATACCATCGGATAAGCGACAGAAAACGACAAAATTAACTAAAAATTGTTGTTTTACACCACTTTAGTTTGTTTTCATGTAAAACAATTTCATAAAGTAACTATAAAACAATAACTTAACTTGTGGAACAATGTTTGCTTGTAAGCAAAGCAAACAAAACAAGTCAGACAATACAGTTGATTCTGACACTCATCCATAAGGACCTTCGATGAAATCTGCCTTACAGCTTTGCTGCTCAGCCCTGCTACTGCTCACATTAGCCTCCTGTACTGTGCATAGCCAGTATATAAAAACAGACGATCAAGGCCAGGTAACCCGGTTGAAGCGCAGTTTTGAGGTGGATGCGGTGCGCTACAGTATAGACGCCGAACTGACTTCAGCTCTTACGTTGGATAACACAGGCAACAGCATCCTGGCTTTACCTGAACAAAGTTACATCCGTATCAGCAGTACAAAAGACAATCTTGATTTTGTGTTAGAGCGCCGTCAGGCAGATACAGAAAGTGAACTAAGAGTCCATGGCAAGGTTGTTGGCGACAGAGAGCAAAGTCGCCGGCAGATTGAGCATCTGACACTGCTGATGTTCAGACATACGCCGATTGGCGCCAAAGGCCGGGTTAACACCTTATTGCAGTATCAGGGGACGACTAAAGTCCTGCATGAAATCAGCCTGATGCAGGATCTGGAAAGTAAAAAACAGTATTTCAACGAGCTGGCAAAACAGGCTGTACTGACAGAGCAACAGCAGCTGCAACTGATAGCAAGCACATCGACCATACAAAGCGACTATGAATTGACTGAACTGATGTTACTACTGGCCCAAGCTCAGTCCATGCAACCCCAGGTACAAAAAGCCCTACTGCAGACCAGTATGCGTATTAATTCAGATTATGAAAAACGCCGGTTGTTCAGCCAACTAGCTCAGGCTCATTCTGGCTTTCCTTTAGACCAGATATTACAGGCCAGTGGTGATATTGGATCCGACTACGAACTGGGACAGTTGCTGCAGCAAGCCGCACCACAGATTCAGCATAACGACAGTCTGCAAGCGCTGCTTAGTGCAGCACAATCCATCGAATCTGATTATGAATTGCAGCAGGTTTTGACTGCTTTGCCTTTCGAACGTTTTAGTACAACGCAAAATGAACAGGTCATAGCATTGGCCGCCGCCAATATTGAATCAGATTACGAGCTGGCGACCATGCTAAGCCTTATGTTGAGCCGGGCTTCAGATCCACAGGCATTGCAAAACGCGATAAAAGCAGCCTTAAAAACCATCAGCAGCGACAGTGAAAAAGTACGGGTATTTGAACTGTTACATTCGGCATAAAAAAGCCGCCGCGTCACCTGTCATCTTTAAATGACTGGTATTGATCGCAGATCAGCATCAGTCCCTTGTCCTTTGCAGCTTTTTTGTGCTGTGATGCAGACGCTCACTATCAGTACCAACAATAACAAAAAGGATCTCAACATGCGCCTGCTTCCCCTCGCCTGCTTTGTCAGTGCAGCTTTACTTAGTACCAGCAGCTTTGCTGTGCCAAAAGACTTAGCTGCCACTATTAACTCCGATTACCAACAACACCTTGAACCACTGTTTAAGCACTTTCACCAAAACCCTGAACTGTCCTTTATGGAGTTTAAAACTGCAGAGCGTCTGGCCAAAGAGTTGAAAGCGGCAGGGTTTGAAGTGACAACCGGAGTCGGAAAAACAGGGGTGGTCGCCATTTTAAAAAACGGTAAAGGCCCGCTGGTGATGATGCGCGCGGATATGGACGCTTTACCTGTTGAAGAGAAAAGCGGTTTGCCTTACGCCTCTAAGGTGAAAAGCAAAGATTGGCATGGTAATGAAGTTTCAGTCATGCATGCCTGTGGCCACGATATGCATGTCACTAGTTTAATTGGCACAGCTCGCCAGATGGCGAAAATCAAAGACCAATGGCAAGGTACTTTGATGCTGATCGGCCAACCCGCCGAAGAGTATGTTGGTGGTGCACAGAGTATGCGCGACGATAAAATATGGCAGCGTTTTGGCACGCCGGACTACGCCATGGCTTTGCATGTGTCGAGCGAAATAGAAGCAGGTAAAATTGTAGCGGTTGAAGGATCGCCTTACTCTGGCGTGGATTCAGTCGATATCCATATTCATGGCGTTGGTGCTCACGGTGCCAGCCCACACCGTGGCAAAGACCCTATAGTCTTGGGTTCACAAATTGTGCTGGCACTTCAGACTATTGTCAGCCGTGAAGTAGCGCCAAAAGAGCCCAGCGTGATTACAGTGGGCTCTTTTCATGCAGGTTCTAAGCACAACATTATTCCGGACTCAGCACACTTACAGCTGACAGTGCGCAACGATACCTTAGAAACTCGTGAGCAGTTGATTAGCTCCATCAAAAGAGTGGCCACCAATATGGGCCGGGTTGCGGGTTTACCTGAAGATAAACTGCCTGAAGTGACAGTAGACCCACAAACCACGCCGCCTACCGTCAATGATATTCCACTGACGCAACGCTTAAAGCAACGCTGGGTCAGCCATTTTGGCGCTGATATTCTGGACCAGAATTACAAACGCTTAGGCATGGGTGCTGAAGATTATCCATTTTTAATTATGAATCCGACCATTCAGAGTGTGTATTTTCAGATAGGTGGCACGCCTAAAGCAGATTTTGAACGGGAAAAACATGGTGGTGCGCCTGTGCCTAGCCATCACAGCCCTTTATTTAAAATTGCGCCAGAGCCTGCTATTAAAGCTGGTGTAGAAGCGACTGTTGTTGCCTTGCTAGACCTGATGCCAAAACAATGAGTCAGGCATGAGTGATGTGCCGCGAAAGGTCTGTCTCTGACAGGCCTTTT
Protein-coding sequences here:
- the rimK gene encoding 30S ribosomal protein S6--L-glutamate ligase, translated to MKIAVLSRNSELYSTRRLVEAAEERGHQIEVIDPLMCYMNINKTKSGIHYKGEVLEQFDAVIPRVGASITFYGTAVLRQFEMMGVYALNESSAISRARDKLCSLQLLAREGIGLPITGFADKPGDIPDLIDMVGGAPLVIKLLEGTQGIGVVLAETRTAAESVIEAFMGLNANILVQEYIKEANGADIRCFIIGTKIVAAMKRQAKAGEFRSNLHRGGTASLVKLSPEEKRTALAAAKTMGLHVAGVDILRSNHGPVVMEVNSSPGLEGIEGATDIDVAGRMIEYLEKNVPLHQARMQQKAQQKKLASK
- the mgtE gene encoding magnesium transporter encodes the protein MVENTQLDIEEIVRDSFDENETEQLAEKLDQLEPEEIAFALEAMPLEQRVSTWLTLEKEQQIASLTYMRVDARSNIFKQLETAQLRELVEEIDVDDLIELLDELPDAIYQYACSRMDQSEKRWLDQALTYDDEQCGRYADHDVLILSKNAKVRDAVRLFKKLTEDAEYQEALFVVDRTGRYVGLLQGIRLLGQPNHMPVVEFIDAEAPVVQGDMGLDEGSDLVARSGYSALAVVDSEGKLLGRLSIGEALENVRRSLEGQFMHTAGLDEEEDLFAPIINSAKRRALWLGINLLTAFLAAWTIGLFEATLQQVVALAVLMPIVASMGGIAGSQTLTLIIRGLALGQITPQTYWTLMRKELGVGAINGVLWALVIAGITYLWFGDWIIASVISFAIVINICVAAFSGVVIPVWLEKMKIDPALSGSVILTTVTDVIGFFAFLGLGSLFLL
- a CDS encoding potassium/proton antiporter; this translates as MFVIDQIILLAAILIIFGILSSKLSARLGLPVLVLFLMVGMLAGEDGPGGIVFDNAQIAHALGSLALAIILFDGGLQTPMASIKQVWKPASVLATLGVLVTSAVTGVAAAYILDVSLFYGLLIGAIVGSTDAAAVFSLLRNAGIHINPRLKSTLEIESATNDPMAIFLTVGLLEVMVKGLEPGTGLLMLFVQQMGIGSAVGLAGGWLSVRLINRIHLTTSGLYPVMVAALGLLAFGVAANLGGSGFLAIFIAGVVIGNSRFVFQRSTFLFHDGLAWLGQIIMFVFLGLLINPSSLLDVWLEGLLIAVVLILVARPLSVVPVLKLFGFNMREIGLVSWVGLRGSVPIILAIYPLIYGLPGASLIFSVVFFVVLISATVQGSTLPWVARTLGLTEPPPATPAATLEITALGDVDADIVEYQLGDSSRASGRRLSQMALPDGTVVAMITRGNEVIPPRGSTFLHAGDHLFIVMKPDVREFVDLVCSGVAEASHHELPAGELRLKGYTKVEDVQHSYGIELFADGALSLDEVLRQALATEPRLDASKTFGAVTLYVRDMVGQRIATVGIVPTAVSS
- a CDS encoding succinylglutamate desuccinylase/aspartoacylase family protein, which gives rise to MLTEKQQAFTLGGAVIQPGQRAVVDIPFGKLYTHTELNIGAHVVHGKRPGPVLLITSALHGDEINGVEICRRLLKMPKLSQLRGTLVVVPIVNTYGFVQQSRYLPDRRDLNRSFPGSEKGSLGSRMAYQFTERILKQCTHVIDLHTGAIHRSNLPQVRASAKDKVALQMAEVFNAPIIIKAASREGTMRGTANALGIPIILYEAGEALRFDEQSIKIGVHGILNVMQDLRMFSPSKKAVKTGSLFSKKSSWIRAEHDGIARYYVGLGQTVQQGDVLAHIYSPYSDFEVAVEASFNGIVIGRNNLPLVNEGEALFHIAEVSSLDEAEKTLDAITDEVDAAMPSMLGVV
- a CDS encoding amidohydrolase, with amino-acid sequence MRLLPLACFVSAALLSTSSFAVPKDLAATINSDYQQHLEPLFKHFHQNPELSFMEFKTAERLAKELKAAGFEVTTGVGKTGVVAILKNGKGPLVMMRADMDALPVEEKSGLPYASKVKSKDWHGNEVSVMHACGHDMHVTSLIGTARQMAKIKDQWQGTLMLIGQPAEEYVGGAQSMRDDKIWQRFGTPDYAMALHVSSEIEAGKIVAVEGSPYSGVDSVDIHIHGVGAHGASPHRGKDPIVLGSQIVLALQTIVSREVAPKEPSVITVGSFHAGSKHNIIPDSAHLQLTVRNDTLETREQLISSIKRVATNMGRVAGLPEDKLPEVTVDPQTTPPTVNDIPLTQRLKQRWVSHFGADILDQNYKRLGMGAEDYPFLIMNPTIQSVYFQIGGTPKADFEREKHGGAPVPSHHSPLFKIAPEPAIKAGVEATVVALLDLMPKQ